One Brassica napus cultivar Da-Ae chromosome A1, Da-Ae, whole genome shotgun sequence genomic region harbors:
- the LOC106445758 gene encoding uncharacterized protein LOC106445758, with amino-acid sequence MEGSRKRSEKKKKHQLERENTNTQKNKKLPSVWFSLKKSLHCKSDPTDVHDPSSRSKETTKRSTYRSGCSRSIANLKDVIHGSNRHLEKPTTCSSPRSIGSSEFLNPITHEVIISNSTSELKITAAAGDKDSPAGAREFVGTLRPGTPVHYSSSHINQASRKASSERDRGGAAFKQSRRDSAVVNGDDSSVSCHKCGEKFSNLEAAEAHHLTKHAVTELVEGDSSRKIVEMICRTSWLKTENQCGRIDRILKVHNMQKTLARFEEYRDTVKNRASKLQKKHPRCIADGNELLRFHGTTVSCVLGVNGCTSLCSSEKCCVCRIIRNGFSVKREMNNGIGVFTASTSGRAFESIAMDGGDGTTERKALIVCRVIAGRVHRPVENVEEMGGLNGFDSLAGKVGLYTNVEELYLLNSRALLPCFVVICKP; translated from the exons ATGGAAGGCTCAAGAAAAAGAagtgaaaagaagaaaaaacatcaGCTCGAGAGAGAAAACACCAATACTCAAAAGAACAAGAAGCTACCCAGTGTTTGGTTTTCACTCAAGAAATCTCTCCACTGTAAATCTGATCCCACCGACGTCCACGACCCGAGTTCCAGAAGCAAAGAGACAACCAAGAGATCAACTTACCGGTCCGGTTGTTCAAGATCCATAGCAAATCTCAAAGACGTAATCCACGGAAGCAACCGACACTTAGAAAAGCCGACGACTTGCTCTAGCCCTCGTTCCATCGGAAGCAGCGAGTTTCTCAATCCCATTACTCACGAGGTCATCATCAGCAACTCCACTTCCGAGCTCAAGATCACCGCCGCCGCCGGCGACAAGGACTCCCCCGCCGGAGCAAGGGAGTTCGTGGGGACTCTGAGACCGGGAACGCCGGTGCATTACTCCTCTTCACACATAAACCAAGCGTCGAGAAAGGCCTCGTCGGAGAGAGACAGAGGAGGAGCAGCGTTTAAACAGAGCAGAAGAGACTCCGCCGTTGTCAACGGAGACGATTCCTCTGTTTCTTGCCATAAATGCGGCGAGAAGTTTAGCAATCTCGAAGCTGCAGAAGCTCACCATCTCACCAAACACGCCG TGACAGAGCTCGTGGAAGGAGATTCTTCAAGAAAGATAGTGGAGATGATATGCAGAACAAGCTGGTTAAAGACAGAGAACCAATGCGGGAGAATCGACCGGATTCTAAAAGTGCACAACATGCAAAAGACTCTAGCGAGATTCGAGGAGTACAGAGACACCGTCAAGAACAGAGCGAGCAAGCTACAGAAGAAGCACCCGAGATGTATCGCCGACGGAAACGAGCTCCTCAGGTTCCACGGAACCACCGTCTCGTGCGTTCTAGGGGTAAACGGGTGCACGAGTCTTTGCTCGTCGGAGAAGTGCTGCGTTTGCCGGATTATAAGAAACGGGTTCTCGGTGAAACGGGAGATGAATAACGGGATAGGGGTTTTCACGGCGTCGACTAGCGGGAGGGCGTTTGAGTCGATTGCGATGGACGGTGGTGATGGGACGACGGAGAGGAAGGCGTTGATCGTGTGTCGGGTGATCGCAGGGAGGGTTCATAGGCCGGTGGAGAATGTGGAGGAGATGGGCGGGTTGAATGGGTTTGATTCTTTGGCGGGTAAAGTTGGTTTGTATACTAACGTTGAGGAGCTTTATTTGCTTAACTCTCGAGCTTTGCTTCCTTGTTTTGTGGTTATCTG